In Falco biarmicus isolate bFalBia1 chromosome 5, bFalBia1.pri, whole genome shotgun sequence, a single genomic region encodes these proteins:
- the LOC130150280 gene encoding solute carrier family 2, facilitated glucose transporter member 3 produces the protein MDTKKKITVPLIYAVSIAAIGSLQFGYNTGVINAPEKIIQRFFNRTLSERTGDVVSPELLTSLWSLSVAIFSVGGMIGSFSVSLFVNRFGRRNSMLLVNILAFAGGTLMAFSKLAKAVEMLIIGRFIIGLFCGLCTGFVPMYISEVSPTSLRGAFGTLNQLGIVVGILVAQVFGLEAIMGTEELWPLLLGFTVLPAILQCVALLFCPESPRFLLINKMEEEKAQAVLQKLRGTQDVSQDILEMKEESAKMSQEKKATVPELFRSPNYRQAITIAIMLQLSQQLSGINAVFYYSTGIFERAGITQPVYATIGAGVVNTVFTVISLFLVERAGRRTLHLIGLGGMAVCAVLMTVALALKDVVEWIRYISIVATFGFVALFEIGPGPIPWFIVAELFSQGPRPAAMAVAGCSNWTSNFLVGMLFPYAERLCGSYVFLIFLVFLVIFFVFTFFKVPETKGRTFEDISRGFEGRAEASPTSPVEKNPMVELNSIQPDKDVA, from the exons aaaatcaCAGTACCTCTTATCTATGCTGTTTCCATTGCTGCCATTGGATCTCTCCAGTTCGGGTACAACACTGGTGTCATCAATGCTCCTGAGAAG ATAATCCAGAGATTCTTCAACAGAACCCTATCAGAACGGACTGGGGATGTTGTCTCTCCAGAGCTCCTCACCTCTCTGTGGTCCCTTTCTGTGGCCATCTTCTCAGTAGGAGGTATGATTGGCTCCTTCTCAGTCAGCCTGTTTGTCAACAGATTTGGCAG GAGGAACTCCATGCTACTGGTGAACATCTTGGCCTTTGCTGGTGGCACTCTCATGGCCTTCTCCAAGCTGGCAAAGGCAGTGGAGATGCTGATTATTGGCCGCTTCATTATTGGCCTCTTCTGTGGTCTCTGCACTGGCTTTGTGCCCATGTACATCAGTGAGGTCTCACCCACCAGCCTCCGTGGAGCCTTTGGCACCCTCAACCAGCTGGGAATTGTTGTGGGCATCCTGGTGGCCCAG GTCTTTGGCCTGGAAGCAATCATGGGGACTGAAGAACTTTGGCCACTGCTTCTGGGGTTTACGGTCCTCCCAGCAATCCTGCAGTGTGTGGCTCTTCTTTTCTGCCCTGAGAGCCCCCGTTTCCTATTGATCAACAAGatggaggaagagaaagcacAAGCAG TTCTTCAGAAGCTCCGTGGTACACAAGATGTGTCTCAGGACATCTTGGAGATGAAAGAAGAGAGTGCTAAAATGtctcaggaaaagaaagcaactgTGCCAGAGCTCTTCCGTTCTCCAAACTACCGTCAAGCCATTACCATTGCCATCATGCTGCAGCTCTCCCAACAGCTCTCAGGCATCAATGCT GTATTCTATTACTCTACAGGGATTTTTGAAAGAGCTGGTATCACACAGCCTGTCTATGCCACTATTGGAGCTGGTGTGGTAAACACAGTCTTCACTGTTATTTCG CTGTTCCTGGTGGAGCGTGCGGGGCGCAGGACCCTCCATTTAATTGGTTTGGGTGGCATGGCTGTGTGCGCTGTTCTTATGACTGTTGCTTTAGCTCTGAAG GATGTTGTGGAGTGGATCAGATACATCAGCATTGTTGCCACTTTCGGCTTTGTGGCTCTCTTTGAGATTGGCCCTGGCCCTATCCCGTGGTTCATTGTGGCAGAGCTCTTCAGTCAGGGCCCACGGCCTGCAGCCATGGCAGTGGCTGGTTGTTCCAACTGGACCTCTAATTTCTTGGTGGGAATGCTCTTCCCTTATGCAGAG AGACTATGTGGCTCCTATGTCTTCCTcatcttccttgttttcctggTCATCTTCTTTGTCTTCACATTCTTCAAAGTGCCAGAGACCAAGGGCAGGACTTTTGAAGACATCTCCAGGGGCTTTGAAGGACGAGCAGAAGCCAGCCCCACATCGCCTGTAGAGAAGAACCCCATGGTGGAGCTGAACAGCATACAGCCCGACAAAGACGTTGCCTAA